The following DNA comes from Caretta caretta isolate rCarCar2 chromosome 25, rCarCar1.hap1, whole genome shotgun sequence.
GCACAGGTGTGACATCATGACGCAATCCCAGGACAGCCCGTTCCCAGTGGATGAGCACGGGCCATCTAGGGAAGTAGCTGGCCAAGGAAAGTGACGCTGCCCAGTCTCCGTCCCTGGGCTGGCATCACACAACCCAAGGATGTGGGTGTTCCAACATCAGAAGGTGACGGTCAGGACGTGTCTAGCTTTGGGGCTCAACCTCCAACCTGGTATAACCCCCATTTCTACATCCTGCTCCCAGGCAGATTCCTGATGAGCAAGCACCtggaaaaacaaaaccccaaaaccttCCTGTTCATCTCCTGCAGGGTCTAACATGTTGGCTCCCCTCCCATAACAGCTGAGCCACAAAGCCAAACTGAATAAATACGTCCAGGTGATCCCCCTGCCCAAGAGCAGCAGCGACATCCCCGCGGACACCAAGTGCATCGTGTCGGCATGGGGCTACATTGACAAAGAGGTAGCGATGGACAAGCTCTTCGAGACCAATGCCACTGTCCTGAGCCAGAGGAAATGTCTCCTATCCTACCCAGAGCTCAGCGACGGCATGGTCTGTGCGGCCAGCTACCATAGGCGCACTGACGTCAACTACGTACGTCTCTCCATCCCTTCCCGTCCTCCCCAGCCATGCTGCCCTGAGGTCAGCGGGTGGGAAGGGACATCCCCAGCCACCTTAATGGCCCACTTCACTCATGAGCCACAGAGGCACCAAAGGGGCACTCAGAAACATTGTCCTCGTTTTATTTCTTGccccctgcagccagaggagctgactcttccctgccccagcagAGCTTCCCCGCGCTTGCGCACGCCCCTGAAAGATATTCCCTAGTAGACACAAGACCAGAGCCATTGAGCCAGTCCCCTGGGGTCACACGGTGGTGGAGCCAGGATTGGAAGTAGCCATCAGTGGCTCTATATCCTGCGTTCGTGCCCGCTAGCCCACAATGCGCTTTCTCAGTGCCTATGTTCTACTTAACCCTATTTCCCCGTGTCTTTCTCAGGGGGACTCCAGTGGCCCTTTGGTCTGCAACGGGGCGGCCCAGGGGATTGTCTCCTATGGTTTCCAGTTCCCTCCCTCGGTGTACACTCACATCGCCCACTACCTGCCCTGGATTCGAAAGACCATGGGGCAGTGACCAGAGAGGAAGATGCTATAGCTTCTCCAGCATCTGCATTTCCTTATGCTGCAGTCACTGGATTTTCTCTCCCCGGGGTGTTACAGGGAACTATAGGGATAACCATGCCCACCAACTCCTCCTTTTGGGCTGCCTTTTCCTCTACATTTAAATACCATCATTAGTGGATCAGAACTTTTCTCCTGCCTCTCCCCGCAGGAAGAACACACAGGGCTTAATCCTGAGCCCCTCGCCAAGTTTGCATGCGGGCAAACCTCCCAGGTTAGCCTGGGTGAGGAGGGAGCGAAAACATGGCAAGGAACTCAGCTTTGGCCCAAACAGATTGGAACAAAGCTTTCCTCAGTCAAGCAGCCCCCTCCTGGTTCAGAACACACACGAATCCCACCGTGCCGGGGAGCATTTCAAAGCACAGGGATTTTGATGGGGTTCAGACACCCAATTCAAAGGCTTTTTGTCGGGAAATGCTGACTCATCAAAACCCAAGGGGTCTGTGGCTCAGGGCTGGCTTTGAGGACGCTCCCGACAGAAAATATTAGGGGTTGTCTTTTTTTCTGGATTGCGGAAACTggctattttgacattttctagaTGGCTCGTTTTGGGTTTGGGGTTGAGgccacttttcattttgaaatttgaattAACGGCAAGGCAAAGCAaagcaaggcaaggcaaggcaaggcaaggcaccttttttttttaaagggttgaaacaaaaaatgaaatgttttgaaattaacCAAACTGCTTCCATTGAccagatctgattttttttattgcagattATCAGTTTGAAAAAATCCGCAAGAGTCCCACTGCTCACCCCAATTTGAGACGGGCCTTTCCCCCCCCAGACCTTGAAAATTCTGGTGGGACGGAACACCatttcctcccccattctgtttttcctccccctcactgccccattcCTTCTATGTCCCTGCAGTGCTAGAGTGACAATAAACAAGCTCCTGCATTTCGTAAAGTCTCCTGCCTTATTTTGAAGTTTGTTTCTGCTCATTGTTGTAAAAGggatacctgcttactgtatttttcactccatgcatctgatgaagtgggttctagcccacgaaagcatCTAAGAtgccccaaggactcctcgttgtttttgctgatacagacgaatgcagctaccactctgaaaccagaaagaaAAGAGAGTACACTGGGTCTCATTTATAGCCAGAGGGCTCAGATCAGCCAAACCCTGATCCCCTCCCATTCCCACCCCATGCACCTACTGCCATGTACGCATTTATTAGCCTTCCCCACGCTCGTCCCGGGACCTGCAGCAGCCCTGAAAGGGGATTCTGCACACACTGTCCAGAACACAAGGACTCCCAGAGCTCAGCACAATAGGGCTGTTTCAGCACCGTGCCTGTGGAGACTCCAGCCTGAGACGCACACAACCTGCTCTCTCTCAACTTCCCTTTTGTGTTCCTCTCCACCCCCGGCTCTTTGCCTCCTGTCGCCTCTCCCTCTCGCAGCTTGTCCCCGGATTCTGAGACCAGCTACGCCACACCAGCCCAGCGGCAAGATGAGCTGGCCCATCCAGCTCTGCCCAGCTGGAGAAAGACCAGCCAGGGAGAGGGATCAGACCAGCCAGGTGACACCGAGCCAGAGCCCAGAGAAGAGCTGCCCTGAGAGACTCAGCACCATCTGGGACTGAGCAGCCAGCCCGGATCTTCAGAATGGCCACAAAGGctggtgtcagagtaacagccgtgttagtctgtattcacaaaaagaaaaggaggacttgtggcaccttagagactaaccaatttatttgagcataaactttcgtgagctacagctcacttcatcggatgcaccactTTTATGCCCCTGCCACTTCTCCCCCTTGCGTCTGTTTGTCCAAAGCAGGGAGAGTGACCGTCCATCACATCAACCCTTTCCTCCCCCAACATCCTCCCAAGAAAGGCTGTCTGACAAAAATAAGAGACACTGACCAACACCCTCTCTCGGAAAAGGGGACTCTGGTAGGGTTTGGCTAAGTTAGGTCTGTACAATCGCTCTGTTTCCCTTCCAAAAAGGGCTTTATGTCTCGGgccacttcttttttcttttatgcaGCCTGCTCAAGACATTTGCAAACTTTGGCATGAATTGTGCTGCCACGGAGCTAAGCAGGCCGAGGTCTCTGACCTCCAGACTTGTTTAACTCTTTACTATTGTACAGTGACAGGGTCACGTTAACACTCTGGAGGCTCTGGGCCCCCTTGTTCCATCAAACTTAACACAACAGGCCCCAACTCTTAATACACCGAGCTAGAGTCAGCCAGTGGAAATGGCCATAACCCCACAGagctgatttgcaccagcagaggatctgtcTTGTTCTCACTGCCCTGGCAGGACACGATTTTTAACTGTTGGCGACAAACTGATCAACACAGAAGAATCGTCTCTAACAGCAGGAAGTGGGCCGGGAGGGCTTGGTGTAAACACAGTCCTGAGATGAATACAAGGTGAAGGTagcacttcctgccccccaacgGAAGGGCTGTGCCTGCAGCTGAAAAACCCCACAGAGTTGTTTGTGTCTTTTGATGAGGCACACCTCTCTGTGGTTAGAGTTTCTCCTCCCAACTGAAGCAGAAGATGCTTGCTGTTCTAGTAGGTAAGACACTGGTCTAGGGTCCAGGTGCTCTGGGTTTTATCCCTGGCTCAGGTCTCAGGTGGTGCGTGGCCTcggtcaagtcacttcacctcgctccatgcctcagtttcccctcctgtaaATTGGTTGGGGCAGGGCATCTCTCTCACTGCAAGTTcagacagcacccagcacaatatgGTCCTCTAGATGCTACTAACGGTGATTTTTCCACTCTCCACTTCACCAGAGAGATTTGGCAGCCCCCTTAGTACATGAGACCATTGTCTGCTCAGAGCACAGATCTTAAGGTTAACGACTCGGCCTTGTCCCTGGCCCAGTAAgtacctgctgcagctgctggtggGTTCCACATCCACCCAGAGGCATTCCCCACTCCAACAATTCCATAACAAGAAGTTCATGGCATCCACCAGAATCCAGACATGGTGAACAGAGAGATTCCCACCCCAATTGTCACAAGAGCGGAGCAGGCagtgggctgtgggtcaggagggcTGAGGTGCATTACCACAGccatgtgtgtggggagcccaggagcaGAGTCAGAGGACCGGTGTGGGGCGGGATCGGGGTGTGCCAGCCCAGGACTGGGCTAGCAGGCGTTGCTGTAGCGAAGGATTGACGCTTAACTGAGCTTCCCGTTTGGATTTCCATGGTCACCCATAGGGCTGTGCAGTACCCTGACCGTTTACTGCCTCGTGAGCACCTCCCCCTGGCCAGAAGCCACTCTACAGCACTCTGCCTCAATGGCCATCCCACCTCTTCAGGGCTCCTCTAAGAACcctccaggccccagcccctccacaaACCCACGCAGCCTGGACCCCAGGTCAGctgagcccagccccctcctccctgaCAGCCTGTCTGTCTGCTTCCCAGTACCTTCTGTCTGAAGTTTGGCCTTTGCCACAGAGCCTTTCCCATCTTTCCCCTGCTTCCTGGGCACAGTCGCTCCCCGGCCTGGAGAGCGTTCTCTCAGCACTGTCGCCATTCCCGCCAGGCTCAATCATGCTCCCTCAACGACCGCCCCGCTTCCTGCTGCCTCACCCAGCTTAAAACAGACTCTTCCTCCCAGTCCCTACAGATGGGCTCCGCCAGCCGCCCTCCAGTTCCTGAGTCTCTGATCTTCCTCCCACATCAAATCCCCACATCTCCTACCTGCTGCTCCGCCTCTGTCCGTTCCCTGATTTGGGGGGAAACTCTCCAAGTCTGAAGCCCAGACCCtgcctaaatccagccctggcaaCGTGTGTGTTCCCTTAGGGATCTAGGCTTATGAACAGGATGGGTCAGACCCAACAATCTCCACTTCTGCTGTGAAACCACCAGCTACTGACCGCTGTGGTTATGAGTAGCAATCAGGGGCAGCCGTCAGCAATCCCCGTGGCAAGCGGGCGATCAGCACACGTGGAGGAACCGCGCTGAGTGGCCAGCACTTTGCAGCAGGCTGAGTTCTTATCTCCAAAATGCAGCCGGAGTTTTATCTAAGGGCTCCCCTTGTATCTCTGTTGTGGGTCAGATACGGCCTCTCGGCACAAACCTCACTCTCAGTCCCTTctcttgaagctgttctactCTCCCTAAATAGTTAGTCAtcggaacagggacttgaacatgggtctcccCTGTTTTAACGGCGGGCTGtaaccactaggctatagagTCATCTGTGCTCTTTTTCCCTGGCCCAACAGAACAGCTTCAACCAGCGAGATTGAGCCAACCTGtagtccagtggctaggacaTGCTCCTACAACATGGAAGACCCCACATCAGACAGAGAGAAGAATTGAACCAGGGTCTTCCTCAGCCCCGGTGAGTTCCCTACCTGCTGGGCTAAAGGCTATAAAAAGGCAGTGCCCTCCCCACTAGGATATTTGGTCAAAATGCCCAAaatccaaacaaaccattttgcgTCTGCACAAAACGCTCTGTTTCAGCCTGACATGGCATTTCTCCAACTTTGCGATTCACTGAAAAATTTGTTTTcggttcaacccaaaacaaaaacttttatgTTATTTTTCAGAGTTGCCAGcgaaccaaaaaatccattattcccCCAGTCCTAGCCAAGACCcgtctcaggatcaggatgacaaaGGCCGAACGGTGTCACAGTgagtcccaggagatggtgagaATAGCAGCCATGAGGGTTTCATTTGCTccttccattctcctgtctcccagccagccagctctctctgtctccaaagtttttttttaaaaggaccccAGAAGGGAGTGAGGGGTGGAATAACCAATCGCCTCGTTATTTCGTCCACCatttaggcctaatttccaacacaccaattgTGGTTCATTGATTGGTCCCACATACCTCTTGTTCCCCAGCCATGGTCTTAGCCCAGTCCTTCAGTTAGACCAGTCGGCCTTTTTGTTTGGTCTAACTTAGTCTTTCTGTCACCCTTCTCCCATCAACTCTTGCAACCGGGGATTGGAACACTTTATAACCTTCTTCCAACTTTCCCAGGCCAGCTCCCAATCGGGGTGGGTCTGCTCGGCCCCAATTATTACAACATTCCCCAGCCCCAACTCACGCCACAGCCAGAGCCTCCCAGGCCCTTGCCTTAGGACACAGCTGTGTTCTTGAAATGCCAAACAGAAGCAGTTCCTCTGACCACCCTGAGTTACAGCTCCTACAAGCTTCTGCCATGGCCTCTCAGTGCTGAAAGAAGGATGCTCCATGAGCTCCTCTCCCACCTATAACTCTCTGAGCCCTTCATAGAAAGCCCCTGACCCCCCTTCTCAGCAGGGTCTGATAATGGAAGAAggctggctggctccaggcaTTGAAAGGGGCAGATCAGCCTGTTAGAGGGCCCTATATAATGGCTGGACCATGTGCACAGACACAGCAGTGTGTATAGTTCCCTATACTTTCCAATTGACTTACATTCCCTTCCAGGCCATGGGATAGAAGACAGGAAAGAAAGGTGCCAATTTCCTACATCATCTGCTACCTTGGAGACCTGTGCTGCTTTCCTGATGTTGcctctgctctgtgtgtgtgcaccccCCTTAGGGGTGTTGAATGAAGCTACAGGGATAAAACAAGGCCCCTAATTCCTCCCCAGGGCAAGGAACTAACAGGCTCTCCGCTCTTAAATATCATCATTAGAGGAAGAGGCTCTTCTCCCTGGGGACAAACACACCCTTGTGTGAGCAGAGATTAGGGGGGGCATCATTAGCCTGCCAAGAGATATGCAAAATGTGCTCTTTAAAGATTTAAATCCCCTGAGTTAAGAGTCCCCTGACTGGTCCCCTGGAGGACATGAGGGTCTCTAGCAGGGGGGTTCAGGATTCTGTCTGTACCTGTGGATGtgagaatggccattctgggtcacaCCAATGGCCCAAGTAGCCCAGAATTCTGTCTCCAAGAGTGGCCACTGCCaaaggcttcagagggaatgagcaggacagggcaattactgagttagccatccccagtcatccagtcccagcttctggcaatcagaggtttagtgACCTCCCAGAGCGTAgggttgcctccctgaccatctcGGCAAGAGGTCACAAAACTGAGTCCCAAAGCCACACACTCAGCTGATGTCAAATGCAGCTATGGCCCCATTGACCCCCCACAGAGAATACGGCACAAAACTGAACCAGGGATAATTCCAGAGACCCTTCCCTCAAAGGGTCTGACACTGAACCTAGAGCAGGGCTCTAGGCAAGTGGGCTCTTTAGACAACTTCCCTGTCTGCTAAGACTTGAGGTCCTCTTCTTACCTAGGGTCTGAGCCAGCTCCTGTTGGGATCTATGGGTATGGGCTGAATCAAGCCCCTGCAGACCAGGCACTGAGCAAGCAGCGCCAGCTAATTGTCCTCCTGCTGAAGGTGTTTGCAGTGGGAAGGAGGTAACAGAGCCTCTTCTGGTAGCTCCTGCTTCGGATTGCTGCTCTTGTTGGGCAGATGCCAGGGATGGACTCAGCGGCGTCCGGGGTGGAGCGCAGAGGGGAGAAGCATCTTCTCTTCCTCCATGTCCCACTGACGCCATCAACCTCAGGACATTAAGGTCAAGATTTCCAAGGAAGATTAATGACTTTGGGAGCCCAGTTGgaagggtctgattttcacagACTGCCGAGCAGTTACCTGCTGAAAATCGGGCCCCTTCACGGCGTCTCCACAGAAACTCTCGGCCTAAGCGAGGCCTTAAGTCTCTCCTCTTCCAATACCGCGCTTGTGATGATAGCATCCGAGCCAAGCCCGCCGAAATGGCAAAGGCCTGTGTGGTTTTCGGTTACAGACTGGGCAGCCGTTAGCGCCTTCTGCCCAATGGAAAAATGTATGACAGCAGAAAGGACACTCTCAGGCGGCTGGTGTTCTTGACCGTTATCTCCAGGATGGCACAGAACCCGTCACGATTGAAAGGAGATACAGATCCTCTCCCACACCACCCACCACCTTCTCGTGCTCTTCACATGAATGGTTATGGCTATTGCTGGCTCCAGCCGTCACACGAGGTCTGTGACACGAACAGATGGTTCTCAGAGGGAGAGGAGCGGAGTGGGGTTTCCCACGACGCAGGACTTTGCAGTGGTGCAGGCCACATCGTTTATTAACAGCCTGCACCAGAGGGTTAATAATGAGATGGCCACACCGGGTGTTGTCACAGAATGAGTGAGattaacccagagtaaggggGAGCATGAGGAATTCCTTCAGGACTTGGCTACCTGATGGGAGATGAAACTCAACATAGACACACGCAAGGGAACAATTTAAACTACTCAGTCATAGgtcttaataaataataaataataataataataatgccaccTCCTAGCTCTTGTCTAGCACATCCCAGCCATaaatctccaagtgctttacaaaggaggtgaatattattatccccattgtacagatggggaaactgaggcacagagcagggctgtgacttgcccaaagtcacccagccaggtcagtggcagagccacgaACAGAACCagggtctcctgggtcccagacCAGAGCTGCACCCACTGCAAGTTCCAAATGGGTTACAACAGTGACAACCACCCTCTTGGTCAATGCGTTAGGTTTGAACTCGGCACCTACAGTGCTAAACACACAAGCTGCTACAGCGTGAGCTGAAGACCCCACATGCAGCAAATGGGGGCTGACAGGGCATGAGACTCACACTTAACCCCATGTCTCTGCCCATATCCAGCCCATTTTTAATCCCCTGCTCCTGGGAATAGAGGACACGGCCGGCCCAGCGTTTGGGAACGACTCCTGATCACTGCAGAGGGCTGGTCCCAGTGCGTAGCCTTTCCTTGCACCCACA
Coding sequences within:
- the LOC125627338 gene encoding mast cell protease 3-like, with product MGDGHKQLLASPELGLGGSQVFVLITRRLPAWKRTQEAVNSEKEQPQCLLLLLSLLSYPSARADSNADGPVVAAQLSHKAKLNKYVQVIPLPKSSSDIPADTKCIVSAWGYIDKEVAMDKLFETNATVLSQRKCLLSYPELSDGMVCAASYHRRTDVNYGDSSGPLVCNGAAQGIVSYGFQFPPSVYTHIAHYLPWIRKTMGQ